One genomic segment of Lysobacter sp. 5GHs7-4 includes these proteins:
- a CDS encoding alpha-2-macroglobulin — translation MALAIVLVAAPVACKRDTTGQLPEVSGEAIKAKRDKVEGFGLVAAYPDQKSDEQLAIALEFSQPLVGSQAFDDLIAVADKNGAVVKGSWVLDEGGKVLRFPHVEASKDYVVTIKGGLTAADGDRIGKAVTRNVYTGPLDPVVGFASQGSVLPARESRGLPVVSINVAEVDVEFMRIKDKELPKFFAEYQRGGRRGSWELERDWDDKTPLSKLAEPVYVNRFVLGGKPNERVLTYLPLQDIEELQKPGLYFAVMKRSGQFKDEFETAFFTVSDLGLHARVYKDKLFVHTASLENGDAVGGVELKVLDAAGEPVLKGETDRNGNVMLPYKLDATQVLVAQRGSDVSMLPFNQPALDLSEFAVSGREQAWFDVFAWSGRDLYRPGETVRLSALLRDQDGKPVALKGKALQPVFLRYVQPDGKTFLETRLQPDSQGYVRHAQVIPADAATGRWRVEFRTDPASKEAVQGMTLRIEEFLPERLKLDLTAQTTLKPGEPIKLAVDGAYLYGAPAAGNRFTAKLAVMVEQHPLEQLPGYFFGDPTVTLPKEVKDVVDTALDAQGKLKQDVPLPSEAKPVTPIAAILTGSVYESGGRSVNRSLKRVLWPADALVGVRPLFDDKEGTDSNGNAGFELTRVGADGKPRPGRGLRVTLVREHRDYHWNYDADGGWDYDFNRRYEDIQTRNVDLGASPLRLDFPVEWGEYRVDVYDPATQLTTRYPFKAGWSWDDQNRGLDARPDKVKIALDKTAYKAGDTLKVTLTPPHAGKGLLMVESDRMLYVQAIDVKAGSSFEIPVTNDWDRHDVYVTALVFRGGSAPSKITPARAVGIAHVPMDRRERTVAVGLNVPKLMRPERDLPVTVSAPQLAGQEAYVTVSAVDVGILNITRFPVPDAAAHFFAQRRLGVDAYDVYGRVIESFEGGTAKLRFGGDMALEALPQARRPTAKVQTVDLFAGPVRLDAKGNAVVKLAVPDFNGTLRVSALVYSGGKYGKRDRETIVRAPVLAEASTPRVLAPGDRSNVTLDVQNFTGKPGEFEVKVEGIGPLSLSDGNRKASLGVDAKTTYTFPIVAREGYTVAQVRVRVEGNGYKVDRRYDVPVRPAWPQVLRARTQVLGDNAPVRLGADFADGLMPGSVNARMTVSALPPIPFASALQGALEYPYGCAEQTTSKGYAALELDEATAKMLGVKGLDAKQRRARMEGAFGRLAAMQIGSGHYSMWGDGDYVNQAITPYVVEFLLDARDGGFAVPEAMLQKSLKVLNEDLLSGGAQFFGYDRREHLKFAYQAHAGYVLARVNRAPLGTLRALYDNERKNSLTGLPLVHLGLALSMQGDKARGKKAIAEGFARDSKDRPEYLGDYGSRVRDDALMIALVHERGYATPAYDARAVPLGLELDARRNRGWLWLSTQEQVALARLGKSLMADQAKTVSGQWKVGEVAADAGAAKIVGRVFDYDALSAGVSFAPVGQPPLYASMEVAGVPRRAPEPDSSVIEVKRKYYTTKGEAWEGGSLEEGEALIVQVSIKASRAMPDALLTDLLPAGLEIENFNLGDAKQWAGVVVDGIEISDRDDAAEVRHEEFRDDRYVAALKLDVGDTARVFYLVRAVTPGTYTVPPSLVEDMYRPDLRGVGKAVPAMLTVTQPGK, via the coding sequence TTGGCCCTGGCGATCGTGTTGGTCGCCGCGCCCGTTGCCTGCAAGCGCGACACCACCGGGCAATTGCCCGAAGTCAGCGGCGAGGCGATCAAGGCCAAGCGCGACAAAGTGGAAGGATTCGGCCTGGTCGCGGCGTATCCGGATCAGAAGTCGGACGAGCAACTGGCGATCGCGCTGGAGTTCAGCCAGCCGCTGGTCGGCAGCCAGGCCTTCGACGATCTGATCGCGGTCGCCGATAAGAACGGCGCGGTGGTCAAGGGCAGCTGGGTGCTGGACGAGGGCGGCAAGGTGCTGCGCTTCCCGCACGTGGAGGCCAGCAAGGACTACGTGGTCACCATCAAGGGCGGCCTGACCGCCGCCGACGGCGACCGCATCGGCAAGGCGGTGACCCGCAACGTCTACACCGGTCCGCTGGACCCGGTGGTCGGCTTCGCCTCGCAAGGCAGCGTGCTGCCGGCGCGCGAGAGCCGCGGCCTGCCGGTGGTGTCGATCAACGTCGCCGAAGTCGACGTCGAATTCATGCGCATCAAGGACAAGGAGCTGCCGAAGTTCTTCGCCGAGTACCAGCGCGGCGGCCGCCGCGGCAGCTGGGAACTGGAGCGCGACTGGGACGACAAGACGCCGCTGTCCAAGCTGGCCGAACCCGTCTACGTCAATCGCTTCGTGCTCGGCGGCAAGCCCAACGAGCGCGTGCTGACCTATCTGCCGCTGCAGGACATCGAAGAGCTGCAGAAGCCCGGTCTGTACTTCGCGGTGATGAAGCGCAGCGGCCAGTTCAAGGACGAGTTCGAGACCGCGTTCTTCACCGTCAGCGATCTGGGCCTGCACGCGCGCGTCTACAAGGACAAGCTGTTCGTGCACACCGCCTCGCTGGAGAACGGCGACGCGGTCGGCGGCGTCGAGCTCAAGGTGCTGGACGCCGCCGGCGAGCCGGTGCTGAAGGGCGAGACCGACCGCAACGGCAACGTCATGCTGCCCTACAAGCTGGACGCGACCCAGGTGCTGGTCGCGCAGCGCGGCAGCGACGTGTCGATGCTGCCGTTCAACCAACCGGCGCTGGACCTGTCCGAGTTCGCGGTGTCCGGCCGCGAGCAGGCCTGGTTCGACGTGTTCGCCTGGTCCGGGCGCGATCTCTACCGCCCGGGCGAGACCGTGCGCCTGTCGGCGTTGCTGCGCGACCAGGACGGCAAGCCGGTCGCGCTGAAGGGCAAGGCCCTGCAGCCGGTGTTCCTGCGCTACGTGCAGCCCGACGGCAAGACCTTCCTGGAAACGCGCCTGCAGCCCGACAGCCAGGGCTATGTGCGCCACGCGCAGGTGATTCCGGCCGACGCCGCGACCGGCCGTTGGCGGGTCGAGTTCCGCACCGATCCGGCCAGCAAGGAAGCGGTGCAGGGCATGACCCTGCGCATCGAGGAGTTCCTGCCCGAGCGCCTCAAGCTCGACCTTACTGCACAGACCACCTTGAAGCCGGGCGAGCCGATCAAGCTCGCCGTCGACGGCGCCTATCTGTACGGCGCGCCCGCGGCCGGCAACCGCTTCACCGCCAAGCTGGCGGTGATGGTGGAGCAGCATCCGCTGGAACAGCTGCCCGGTTATTTCTTCGGCGATCCGACCGTGACCCTGCCCAAGGAGGTCAAGGACGTGGTCGACACCGCGCTGGATGCGCAGGGCAAGTTGAAGCAGGACGTGCCGCTGCCCAGCGAGGCCAAGCCGGTCACGCCGATCGCCGCCATCCTCACCGGCAGCGTCTACGAAAGCGGCGGCCGCAGCGTCAACCGCAGCCTCAAGCGCGTGCTGTGGCCGGCCGATGCGCTGGTCGGCGTGCGCCCGCTGTTCGACGACAAGGAAGGCACCGATTCCAACGGCAACGCCGGTTTCGAGCTGACCCGCGTCGGCGCCGACGGCAAGCCGCGTCCGGGCCGCGGCCTGCGCGTGACGCTGGTGCGCGAGCACCGCGACTACCATTGGAACTACGACGCCGACGGCGGCTGGGACTACGATTTCAACCGCCGCTACGAGGACATCCAGACTCGCAACGTCGATCTGGGCGCGTCGCCGCTGCGCCTGGATTTCCCGGTCGAGTGGGGCGAGTACCGCGTCGACGTCTACGATCCGGCGACCCAGCTGACCACGCGCTATCCGTTCAAGGCCGGCTGGAGCTGGGACGACCAGAACCGCGGCCTCGATGCGCGTCCCGACAAGGTCAAGATCGCGCTGGACAAGACCGCTTACAAGGCCGGCGACACGCTCAAGGTCACCCTGACCCCGCCGCACGCGGGCAAGGGCCTGCTGATGGTCGAGAGCGACCGCATGCTGTACGTGCAGGCGATCGACGTGAAGGCCGGCAGCAGCTTCGAGATTCCGGTCACCAACGACTGGGACCGCCATGACGTCTACGTCACCGCGTTGGTGTTCCGCGGCGGCAGCGCGCCCAGCAAGATCACGCCGGCGCGCGCGGTCGGCATCGCCCACGTGCCGATGGACCGACGCGAGCGCACGGTCGCGGTCGGGCTCAACGTGCCCAAGCTGATGCGTCCCGAGCGCGACCTGCCGGTCACGGTCAGCGCGCCGCAGCTGGCGGGGCAGGAAGCCTACGTGACCGTGTCCGCGGTCGATGTCGGCATCCTCAACATCACCCGCTTCCCGGTGCCGGACGCAGCCGCGCACTTCTTCGCCCAGCGCCGTCTGGGCGTGGACGCCTACGACGTCTACGGGCGCGTGATCGAAAGCTTCGAGGGCGGCACCGCCAAGCTGCGCTTCGGCGGCGACATGGCGCTGGAGGCCTTGCCGCAGGCGCGGCGCCCGACCGCCAAGGTGCAGACGGTGGACCTGTTCGCCGGTCCGGTGCGTCTGGACGCCAAGGGCAATGCCGTGGTCAAACTGGCGGTGCCGGATTTCAACGGCACCCTGCGGGTCTCGGCGCTGGTGTATTCCGGCGGCAAGTACGGCAAGCGCGATCGCGAGACCATCGTGCGCGCGCCGGTGCTGGCCGAAGCCAGCACGCCGCGCGTGCTGGCGCCGGGCGACCGCAGCAACGTCACCCTCGACGTGCAGAACTTCACCGGCAAGCCCGGCGAGTTCGAGGTCAAGGTGGAGGGCATCGGTCCGCTCTCGCTCAGCGACGGCAATCGCAAGGCCAGCCTGGGCGTGGATGCCAAGACCACCTACACCTTCCCGATCGTGGCCCGCGAGGGCTACACGGTGGCGCAGGTGCGCGTGCGCGTGGAGGGCAACGGCTACAAGGTCGATCGCCGCTACGACGTGCCGGTGCGGCCGGCCTGGCCGCAGGTGTTGCGCGCACGCACGCAGGTGCTGGGCGACAACGCGCCGGTGCGCCTGGGCGCGGACTTCGCCGACGGCCTGATGCCCGGTTCGGTCAATGCGCGCATGACGGTCAGCGCCTTGCCGCCGATTCCGTTCGCCAGCGCCTTGCAGGGCGCGCTGGAGTACCCGTACGGCTGCGCCGAGCAGACCACCAGCAAGGGCTATGCCGCGCTGGAGCTGGACGAGGCGACGGCGAAGATGCTCGGGGTCAAGGGCCTGGACGCCAAGCAGCGGCGCGCGCGCATGGAAGGCGCGTTCGGCCGTCTGGCGGCGATGCAGATCGGTTCCGGCCACTACTCGATGTGGGGCGACGGCGACTACGTCAATCAGGCGATCACGCCGTACGTGGTCGAGTTCCTGCTCGACGCGCGCGATGGCGGGTTCGCGGTGCCCGAGGCGATGCTGCAGAAGTCGCTGAAGGTGCTCAACGAGGATCTGCTGTCGGGCGGTGCGCAGTTCTTCGGCTACGACCGCCGCGAACACCTCAAGTTCGCCTATCAGGCGCATGCGGGCTACGTGCTCGCACGCGTCAACCGCGCCCCGCTGGGCACCTTGCGCGCCTTGTACGACAACGAGCGCAAGAACAGCCTGACCGGCCTGCCGCTGGTGCATCTGGGCCTGGCGCTGTCGATGCAGGGCGACAAGGCGCGCGGCAAGAAGGCGATCGCCGAGGGCTTCGCGCGCGACTCCAAGGACCGTCCGGAGTACCTGGGCGACTACGGCAGCCGCGTGCGCGACGACGCGCTGATGATCGCGCTGGTGCACGAACGCGGCTACGCCACGCCGGCTTATGACGCGCGCGCCGTGCCGCTGGGCCTGGAGCTGGATGCGCGGCGCAACCGCGGCTGGCTGTGGCTGAGCACGCAGGAGCAGGTCGCGCTGGCGCGCTTGGGCAAGTCGCTGATGGCCGACCAGGCCAAGACCGTGTCCGGCCAGTGGAAGGTCGGCGAGGTCGCTGCCGATGCCGGCGCGGCCAAGATCGTCGGCCGCGTGTTCGACTACGACGCGCTGTCGGCGGGCGTGAGCTTCGCCCCGGTCGGCCAGCCGCCGCTGTACGCCAGCATGGAAGTGGCCGGCGTGCCGCGCCGCGCGCCGGAGCCGGACAGCTCGGTGATCGAGGTCAAGCGCAAGTACTACACGACCAAGGGCGAGGCCTGGGAAGGCGGCAGCCTGGAAGAGGGCGAGGCGTTGATCGTGCAGGTCAGCATCAAGGCCAGCCGCGCCATGCCCGATGCCTTGCTCACCGACCTGCTGCCGGCCGGTCTGGAAATCGAGAACTTCAACCTCGGCGACGCCAAGCAATGGGCGGGCGTGGTGGTGGACGGCATCGAGATCTCCGACCGCGACGACGCGGCCGAGGTGCGCCACGAGGAGTTCCGCGACGACCGTTACGTGGCCGCGCTGAAGCTCGACGTCGGCGACACCGCGCGCGTGTTCTATCTGGTGCGCGCGGTCACGCCGGGTACTTACACCGTGCCGCCGTCGTTGGTCGAGGACATGTACCGTCCCGACCTGCGCGGCGTCGGCAAGGCGGTGCCGGCGATGCTGACGGTGACGCAGCCGGGGAAGTGA
- the pbpC gene encoding penicillin-binding protein 1C: protein MLLDLAFPLPLPRDGQAGAVVVAADGTPLRAFADRGGIWRYPVRMEQVSPLYLQALLNYEDRWFWKHPGVNPYALLRAGGQWLSSGRVVSGGSTLTMQVARILDPHTRTPWGKLKQLLRALQLEAHLSKREILGLYLNRAPFGGTVEGVEAASWAYLGKPSSRLSHAEAALLAVLPQSPSRLRPDREPERARIARDKVLARMAALGVWSPALVADARIEPVVARSLQAPQHAPLLAQRLRFEQPKAARLVSTIDIELQRTLEDRVAAYFSNLPERTSAALLVIDNASLEARAYVGSATFGDTARLGHVDMVKAWRSPGSTLKPFLYGLAIDDGLIHSESLLVDAPQAFGDYRPGNFDAAFNGPIGAAEALRLSLNVPAVDLLDRVGPSRFSARLAHAGIELHWPRGATPNLSMILGGTGARLEDLVGAYAALNREGLAGHVRYGPEAPLLERRLLSPGAAWIVREMLEANPRPGSVADTFDTSGRPRVAWKTGTSYGFRDAWALGSTRRYTVGVWVGRPDGTPLPGQYGAVTALPLLFEVVDSLPRQRGDGALRPPPANVAQIEVCWPLGLPPDPQAPQLCQKKMQAWTLDGSVPPTFAERDARLWNAGVERYDIDTRSGLRLSADCSAPHARGEAQIARWPALASPWLAADTRRASRLPPLAPDCADDGRDGAEELLIEGIDDRATLTRAPGSAKPLRLALRAIGSDRRVRWLLDGRLIGETSGQGSFAYEFAEPGDHQLTALADSGAWARVRFRILR from the coding sequence ATGCTGCTCGACCTCGCGTTCCCGCTGCCGTTGCCGCGCGACGGCCAGGCCGGCGCGGTGGTGGTGGCAGCCGACGGCACGCCGCTGCGCGCGTTCGCCGACCGCGGCGGAATCTGGCGCTATCCGGTGCGCATGGAGCAGGTTTCGCCGCTGTACCTGCAGGCCCTGCTGAACTACGAGGACCGCTGGTTCTGGAAGCACCCGGGCGTGAATCCCTACGCGCTGCTGCGTGCCGGCGGGCAGTGGCTGAGCAGCGGGCGGGTGGTGTCCGGCGGCTCCACTTTGACCATGCAGGTCGCGCGCATCCTCGATCCGCACACGCGCACGCCCTGGGGCAAGCTCAAGCAGCTGCTGCGCGCGTTGCAGTTGGAAGCGCACCTGTCCAAGCGCGAGATCCTGGGCCTGTACCTCAACCGCGCGCCGTTCGGCGGCACCGTCGAGGGCGTGGAAGCGGCCAGCTGGGCCTATCTGGGCAAGCCCTCGTCGCGGCTCTCGCATGCCGAAGCGGCGCTGCTGGCGGTGCTGCCGCAGTCGCCCAGCCGCCTGCGGCCCGATCGCGAGCCCGAGCGCGCGCGTATCGCGCGCGACAAGGTGCTGGCGCGCATGGCCGCGCTGGGCGTGTGGTCGCCGGCGCTGGTCGCCGACGCGCGCATCGAACCGGTGGTCGCGCGTTCGCTGCAGGCGCCGCAGCACGCGCCCTTGCTGGCGCAGCGCCTGCGCTTCGAGCAGCCCAAAGCGGCGCGGCTGGTGTCGACCATCGACATCGAACTGCAGCGCACGCTGGAGGACCGCGTCGCGGCGTACTTCTCCAATCTGCCCGAACGCACTTCGGCGGCGCTGCTGGTGATCGACAACGCCAGCCTGGAAGCGCGCGCCTACGTCGGCTCGGCGACCTTCGGCGACACCGCGCGGCTGGGTCACGTCGACATGGTCAAGGCCTGGCGCTCGCCGGGCTCGACCCTGAAACCGTTCCTGTACGGGCTGGCCATCGACGACGGCCTGATCCATTCCGAAAGCCTGTTGGTGGACGCACCGCAGGCGTTCGGCGACTACCGGCCCGGCAATTTCGATGCCGCCTTCAATGGCCCGATCGGCGCCGCCGAAGCCTTGCGCCTTTCGCTCAACGTGCCGGCGGTGGACCTGCTGGACCGGGTCGGCCCGAGCCGCTTCTCGGCGCGGCTCGCGCACGCCGGCATCGAGTTGCATTGGCCGCGAGGAGCCACGCCCAACTTGTCGATGATCCTGGGCGGCACCGGCGCGCGCCTGGAAGATCTGGTCGGCGCCTATGCGGCTTTGAACCGCGAGGGTCTGGCCGGGCACGTGCGCTACGGGCCGGAGGCGCCGCTGTTGGAGCGGCGCCTGCTGTCGCCGGGCGCGGCCTGGATCGTGCGCGAAATGCTGGAAGCCAATCCGCGCCCAGGCAGCGTCGCCGACACCTTCGATACCTCGGGACGCCCGCGCGTGGCCTGGAAGACCGGCACCAGCTACGGCTTCCGCGACGCCTGGGCGCTGGGCAGCACGCGCCGCTACACCGTCGGCGTCTGGGTCGGGCGGCCGGACGGCACGCCCTTGCCCGGCCAGTACGGCGCGGTCACCGCCTTGCCGTTGCTGTTCGAAGTGGTCGACAGCCTGCCGCGCCAGCGCGGCGACGGCGCGCTGCGGCCGCCGCCGGCGAACGTGGCGCAGATCGAGGTGTGCTGGCCGCTGGGCCTGCCACCGGATCCGCAGGCGCCGCAGCTGTGCCAGAAAAAAATGCAGGCCTGGACGCTGGATGGTTCGGTGCCGCCGACCTTCGCCGAGCGCGATGCGCGGCTGTGGAACGCCGGCGTGGAGCGCTACGACATCGACACCCGCAGCGGCCTGCGCCTGTCCGCCGACTGCAGCGCGCCGCACGCGCGCGGCGAGGCGCAAATCGCACGCTGGCCGGCGCTGGCTTCGCCGTGGCTGGCAGCCGACACGCGGCGCGCCTCGCGACTGCCGCCCTTGGCGCCCGATTGCGCCGACGACGGCCGCGACGGCGCCGAGGAACTGCTGATCGAAGGCATCGACGACCGCGCCACCCTGACGCGCGCGCCCGGCAGCGCGAAACCGCTGCGCCTGGCGCTGCGCGCGATCGGCAGCGACCGACGCGTGCGCTGGCTGCTGGACGGACGCCTGATCGGCGAAACCTCGGGCCAGGGCAGTTTCGCTTACGAGTTCGCCGAGCCCGGCGACCATCAGCTCACCGCACTGGCCGACAGCGGCGCGTGGGCGAGGGTGCGGTTCCGTATCCTGCGTTAG
- a CDS encoding DnaJ C-terminal domain-containing protein, with product MQFKDYYETLGVEPSAGEAEIKTAYRRLARKYHPDVSKEAGAEDKFKAVNEAYEALRDPQKRAAYDQLRARGYRPGDEVQPPPGGFGGGYGGADFDEIFAGGGAGGGFSDFFESLFGRGRGPAGFGGQAGRAPPRGDTRAKLAVSLETIYEGGSVRISVNGRTLEVRIPKGIQPGQMIRLAGQGTHGDLLLEIEYAAHPHFEVDGRNVIHVLPLAPWEAALGATISVPTLGGSVELKIPPNSEAGRKLRLRGRGLPGTPPGDQIVELEVLAPRADTEEQHAAYARMRDAFGDDWRRG from the coding sequence ATGCAGTTCAAGGATTACTACGAAACCCTGGGCGTGGAGCCCAGCGCCGGCGAGGCCGAGATCAAGACCGCGTACCGGCGGCTGGCACGTAAATACCATCCCGATGTCAGCAAGGAAGCCGGCGCCGAGGACAAGTTCAAGGCCGTCAACGAGGCGTACGAGGCGCTGCGCGATCCGCAAAAGCGCGCGGCCTACGACCAGCTGCGCGCGCGCGGCTATCGCCCGGGCGACGAGGTGCAACCGCCGCCGGGCGGTTTCGGCGGCGGCTACGGCGGCGCCGACTTCGACGAGATCTTCGCCGGCGGCGGTGCGGGTGGCGGTTTCAGCGATTTCTTCGAAAGCCTGTTCGGGCGCGGTCGTGGCCCGGCTGGCTTCGGCGGCCAGGCCGGTCGGGCGCCGCCGCGCGGCGACACCCGCGCCAAGCTCGCGGTCTCGCTGGAGACGATCTACGAAGGCGGCTCGGTGCGGATCTCGGTCAACGGACGCACCCTCGAGGTACGCATTCCCAAGGGCATCCAGCCGGGGCAGATGATCCGGCTGGCAGGGCAAGGCACGCATGGGGATCTGCTGCTGGAAATCGAGTACGCCGCGCATCCGCATTTCGAGGTCGACGGCCGCAACGTGATCCACGTGCTGCCGTTGGCGCCGTGGGAAGCGGCCCTGGGCGCCACCATCAGCGTGCCGACCCTGGGCGGCTCGGTCGAGCTGAAGATCCCGCCGAACTCGGAAGCCGGACGCAAGCTGCGCCTGCGCGGGCGCGGCCTGCCGGGCACGCCGCCGGGCGATCAGATCGTCGAGCTGGAGGTGCTGGCGCCGCGCGCCGACACCGAAGAGCAGCACGCGGCCTACGCGCGCATGCGCGACGCCTTCGGCGACGATTGGCGGCGCGGCTAA
- a CDS encoding peroxiredoxin yields the protein MSIQVGDRLPEVNLQRIREGVETVDTNALFDGRKVVLFAVPGAFTPTCSEKHLPGFVAHFDDFRGKGIEVACMAVNDPFVMQAWGQTQHVPDGLMMLADGNGDFTRALGLELDASAYGMGTRAKRFALYAEDGVVKQLHVEAPGEYRVSSAEHMLSLV from the coding sequence ATGAGCATCCAGGTCGGCGACCGCCTGCCCGAAGTCAATCTGCAACGCATCCGCGAAGGCGTCGAGACCGTCGACACCAACGCCCTGTTCGACGGCCGCAAGGTGGTCTTGTTCGCCGTGCCGGGCGCGTTCACCCCGACCTGCTCGGAAAAGCACCTGCCGGGTTTCGTCGCGCATTTCGACGACTTCCGCGGCAAGGGCATCGAGGTCGCCTGCATGGCGGTCAACGATCCCTTCGTGATGCAGGCCTGGGGCCAGACCCAGCACGTGCCGGACGGCCTGATGATGCTGGCCGACGGCAACGGCGACTTCACCCGCGCGCTGGGCCTGGAACTGGACGCCAGCGCCTACGGCATGGGCACGCGCGCCAAGCGTTTCGCCCTGTACGCCGAGGACGGCGTGGTCAAGCAGCTGCACGTGGAAGCGCCCGGCGAGTACCGCGTGTCCTCGGCCGAGCACATGCTGTCGCTGGTGTGA
- a CDS encoding ferritin-like domain-containing protein: MSAKPASKPARDAAGKSGRKPEAAVIADIKAIRARARQHIEDGAITDSYTADRATVVKLLNEALATEIVCVLRYKRHYFMASGLMADAVKAEFLEHANEEQAHADRIAERIVQLGGAPDLNPDVLSARAHAEYVEGSDLRDMVKEDLVAERIAIDSYRAIIDYVGDRDTTTKRLMEDILAQEEEHADELADLLDGWTGR, translated from the coding sequence ATGAGTGCCAAACCCGCCAGCAAACCCGCACGCGACGCGGCCGGCAAGAGCGGCCGCAAGCCCGAAGCGGCCGTGATCGCCGACATCAAGGCCATCCGCGCGCGGGCGCGCCAGCACATCGAAGACGGCGCGATCACCGACAGCTACACCGCCGACCGCGCCACCGTGGTCAAGCTGCTCAACGAGGCCTTGGCCACCGAAATCGTCTGCGTGCTGCGCTACAAGCGCCATTACTTCATGGCCAGCGGCCTGATGGCCGACGCGGTCAAGGCCGAATTCCTCGAACACGCCAACGAGGAACAGGCGCACGCCGACCGTATCGCCGAACGCATCGTCCAACTGGGCGGCGCCCCCGATCTCAACCCCGACGTGCTGTCCGCACGCGCGCACGCCGAGTACGTCGAAGGCAGCGACCTGCGCGACATGGTCAAGGAGGATCTGGTCGCCGAACGCATCGCCATCGACAGCTACCGCGCGATCATCGATTACGTGGGCGACCGCGACACCACGACCAAGCGCCTGATGGAAGACATCCTGGCCCAGGAAGAGGAACACGCCGACGAACTGGCCGACTTGCTGGACGGCTGGACCGGACGCTGA
- a CDS encoding YhdH/YhfP family quinone oxidoreductase: MTVPSDFNAFRIHSDDAGYRSGLERISIDALSPGEVVIKTAYSSINFKDALAGTGEGKILRRFPLVGGIDVAGHVVASTDSAFREGDAVLVTGCGLSETRDGGYAEYARVEAQWAIPLPGGLSLRESMILGTAGFTAALALHRMQDNRQTPELGPLAVTGASGGVGSLALDIFSRAGYEVHAISGKAEQTDYLKSIGASQVLGRDALATTRPMESARFGGGLDNVGGPMLTSLLAQTAPYGNVASAGLAASPALDATVMPFIIRGVSLLGVASAGTARRIRDEVWRHLGSDWKPAHLDRICTREVGLAELPQVFPGMLAGGSLGRTLVVI; encoded by the coding sequence ATGACCGTACCCAGCGACTTCAACGCCTTCCGCATCCACAGCGACGACGCCGGCTATCGCAGCGGCTTGGAGCGCATCTCGATCGATGCGCTCTCGCCCGGCGAGGTGGTGATCAAGACCGCCTATTCCTCGATCAATTTCAAGGACGCCCTGGCCGGCACCGGCGAAGGCAAGATCCTGCGCCGGTTCCCGTTGGTCGGCGGCATCGACGTTGCCGGCCACGTGGTCGCCTCCACCGACAGCGCCTTCCGCGAAGGCGACGCCGTGCTGGTCACCGGTTGCGGCCTCAGCGAGACCCGCGACGGCGGCTACGCCGAGTACGCGCGCGTGGAAGCGCAGTGGGCGATCCCGCTGCCGGGCGGCCTGAGCCTGCGCGAGAGCATGATCCTGGGCACCGCCGGCTTCACCGCCGCGCTGGCCCTGCACCGCATGCAGGACAACCGCCAGACGCCCGAACTGGGCCCGCTGGCGGTGACCGGCGCCAGCGGCGGCGTGGGCTCGCTCGCGCTGGACATCTTCAGCCGCGCCGGCTACGAGGTGCATGCGATCAGCGGCAAGGCCGAGCAAACCGATTACCTCAAGTCGATCGGCGCCAGCCAGGTGCTGGGCCGCGACGCACTGGCCACCACCCGGCCGATGGAATCGGCGCGCTTCGGCGGCGGCCTGGACAACGTCGGCGGGCCGATGCTGACCAGCCTGCTGGCCCAAACCGCGCCCTACGGCAACGTCGCCAGCGCGGGCCTGGCCGCCAGCCCCGCACTGGACGCCACGGTGATGCCGTTCATCATCCGCGGCGTGTCGCTGCTGGGGGTGGCCTCGGCCGGCACCGCGCGCCGGATACGTGACGAAGTCTGGCGGCATCTGGGCAGCGACTGGAAACCGGCGCACCTGGACCGCATATGCACCCGTGAAGTGGGGCTGGCGGAGCTGCCCCAGGTGTTCCCCGGCATGCTGGCCGGGGGCTCCCTGGGCCGGACGCTGGTCGTGATCTAG
- the pilH gene encoding twitching motility response regulator PilH, giving the protein MARILIVDDSPSQLMGIRRIVEKLGHEALTAEDGAAGVEAAKREIPDLILMDVVMPNLNGFQATRSICREATTKHIPIVLVTTKDLDTDRVWGMRQGAKAYITKPFSESDLSEIIAQLLPG; this is encoded by the coding sequence ATGGCGCGTATTCTGATCGTCGACGACTCACCGTCTCAGCTGATGGGCATCCGCCGCATCGTCGAGAAGCTGGGGCATGAGGCCTTGACCGCCGAGGACGGCGCCGCCGGCGTCGAAGCGGCCAAGCGCGAGATCCCCGACCTGATCCTGATGGACGTGGTCATGCCGAACCTCAACGGCTTCCAGGCCACGCGCTCGATCTGCCGCGAGGCCACCACCAAGCACATCCCGATCGTGCTGGTGACCACCAAGGATCTGGACACCGACCGGGTCTGGGGCATGCGCCAGGGCGCCAAGGCCTACATCACCAAGCCGTTCAGCGAAAGCGACCTGTCCGAGATCATCGCCCAGCTGTTGCCGGGCTGA